Below is a window of Watersipora subatra chromosome 11, tzWatSuba1.1, whole genome shotgun sequence DNA.
GCTATTTCTACTGACCACTTAAACTGACCACTGACAGCTGTTTCTTCAATTGGCCAATAGTAAGTCAGCGGGTTTATATGTTCAACCTGTATGGTTTAGCCACAGAAATCTTTTTGTCAATTTCATCTATGGAAGAAAGTTAAGGCTTTGGTTTAAGACTGTAACTGAAGCAACAGAAAACCTAAACTCTTGTTACTGAACATTTTGGATTAGATCTTGGAGTAGCCTAAGCCTGTATTTAATTGGAGAACATGTTTGTAGTAATtaaaatagttgttttatttcaaaactaGGAATTCATTCGCCGTTGAGGCAAAAATCAACGAATGGAATCATGCAATTGCCTGACAGAAAATACCTGGAACAAttagttgttttaaatttgttttaagtTTAAGGCGGCTGTACTTTACAAACTGAAGTTTTTTTGGGTGGGATACGCCTACTTTGCTAGTCTTTGGTCAGACACTGTGTACCCTATATTTTAACCTTTCAGAAGGATTGTAATGAATTGCTTTGAAGTATTTTTTAGAAGTTCTGCTCAATTTTTCAGAATGTAACACAAAAAAGgtcaaaaatggaaaatttggTTTCATGTTGAGGTTTTATTTTTCAAGTCTATTTCTATAAGCAACATAAGCTCCTAATGGTACAGTGCTCAACCGTATCACTGTCATCTCTTTTACTTTCGCAAGAACAGAAATACATTGCTTTTTGCCTTTTTGTTAAAGTTGGCTAAAAGCATCATTGTAATTCAAGTTTGTTCTAGAAGAAAATATTCATATGTCAatttctactaaaattttgtgtctgtaattaaaaacaaattaatgtAATTTCAATTAGtaaagatgaacttgtacaAAAGTTTAgtaggtttttaaaaaaaagtattagtgtttttctatcatgtgcgattgtttttgacgtttgaggtgatctggctgccaggattTTTCAAgagtaaaatcaacaaaacttgatcacagttaaaacataaagatcaagtgaaagtgtgattatgtcgtctatagttgcaaagagactgacagaatagagacgtgtaacgtTGCAACCTGAATGTCATAgccaatccttcgttttttttcatgacgtcattctatccttgtcagccatctttatggacaacttttatcactaaaaacatgaagcttctgcaattaattattgcaaacaatggtTTTGctagcaaattttttatttgagtatcaaaacaacaccaaaaaataacattaatcaagagaatgacgatcgttttttACAAAGCTGGCGGCTTTTTCGTAgatgagcgcatgtgcaaacagggtgatgacgtcaaaaaaaacgaTGAATATCAATCAACTATAGCAACCATCACAACTAGCgacatcattttgcacgtaatttattttgagcattttaaccattaTCAAGTTTTGTCACTTAGTCCTAAAACATtaggtcacctcaaacataaaaacaattacAAGTGAAAGATACCTGATACCTTCCCATAACATCTACTAAAGTTTCTGTATGCTCATCTATATGCTGACTACAGCAGTAGAAAGCCCATTAATTATTTAAACTGATAGAGCCACTGATGCCCTGGCACAAATATCTCAACAGCTGATTCCGCAAGCTCCTTCCTCTCGCTTGCGGTCAACTACCCCTTTCTGTGGCCATTTCTTCTGCATTAGGCTGAGCAGTTTCCCTCCTCCATGAGTGTGATTTTACTGCAGTATTGCATGCTgaagttacattttattgtctAATTGATTTGAGCTTCAATTTTGGCATATAATTTGTCCCTTCTTTCTGGTTTACATTTCATATCTGCATTGTGAACTGCATTTCATTTCTGCATTGCAAACTCTGGCTGGCAGCAGAGAAACACTGGTATCAATAGTCGTGACTTTGTAGTACCTGCTACCTCATCATGGCAAACTGATATTTTTTGCTGTTGCAAGTCGCTGCcatgtttttattaatatgtTGGATGAATAAGATAAGCAAAGGTATTAATTGCTTTATAGCTAAATCAGTAGTAATCTCAGTTGGAATGGTAGATGTGAAATAACACAGACTACTATTTTGGCCAAATGTAGTATTGAATGCTGAAATGTGACAGTAAGAGAAATACAAAGTGTAGACGTTATTTATCAAGATTTGTCTGATAGCTTTCCGAGATGTTTGACCAAAACATATCAATCTCTTGTCTAACCATTTTCTTATCCGCCAGCTCTTGCAATAATGTTATTTTTTTACAGCTGGAACACGACAGATATTTCTTGATGTCCAAGAAGCTAACGCTCTCCTAAACTATCCGATTGGAAATTACCAGAGTGGAATGCCGTGTGAATGCTGCATTCATCGCTGCAGCATCACAGAGTTAGAGCAGTACTGCGAGCCTTTGAATGGATTCGCTCCCCCACTACGCGTTCGTCGAAGTGTCCAAAGAAGACGAAGAAACCAGCATTTCAAAGTGACAGACATTGATGAAATCTATAATGCCATCAATGCGTCTGTAATGGGCCCGCTGGCTCCTCGGATCGGACAGCTTTCTATTGAGAAATTTGATCAGGTTAGAAAGATAAAATCATGGAAGCTAGAGAATATAGAAAACAAGGTATTGGTCCGATATAACTTGGTTAGCGAGAGAAACGCGAAGGCGTCTGTAAACAGGTCACAGCCTCTCAGCAAGGACAGCCAGGGTAGAGAAGAACCGGCAAATGCCTCCAAGTCAAGAGTATTATGTGACACAAACAAGGAATCGCAACAACTTTCGTCTCATCCACGCCGCCACAAAAGTTGTTTGTAAACAAGTTTTTGTGAATAATCTTATTATTCTATGCCGagaagtttatttttgtttatttatgaaCCACCAACAGACAAAAAATGTTTGTGTTTTGGTGTTTGTATCCATAGGACCTTGGAACAGTTTATTCTAGTAGTTGTCAAAGCTGAGTACAGATTGTTGCACTGTATGACTTAAGAAATGTTGGTTAAATTTGGCCTTTTAATGGCCTTTAACAGAAGTACCAAAGAATAGACAGCATGATGATATGATGTTATGACATTGGAACTTGGTTTTCTATAGAACTCCTAGTTTCAttcaatcaataatcaatagTCAATGAAAGCATCATTTTATTATAGTTCACTAAATATATAAGCTCTAATTTTAATGGTATTGCTGTCTTTCacacagttttttattttgttgcacAGACACAAGCTTGGAATAGTAATAAAGATGATAAAGAATTTGAACTGACTTGGTTTTGAGATCTGGCAATCAAATTTCTAAATCAATCATACAATTATGGTTAGATTGTGCCTGGCAACTTCATGCCACACATATTTACAACATTTCAACGAAAAACCTTTTTGTGGCTGGGGAtgcattaaatatattctgttgTGTCAGTTGTTGCAGTGCCCTTGGGATTGCCTTGGGCACTAGGGGAAAGAGCACCTGGTCAGTCACAACAAGGCAAAAATATAGGTCAGTTTGGCTTAGCTTCAAATTGTTTGTCAATATTTTTGATAGTTTATCTTCAAAGGGGCTTTTAACTTTATTTACCAACTTCAGATTTTCAGACTTGTTATTCATGATAATCGCCGGACTTTGAACTTACTCCTAATCTCATTGGTAGAGCGGAAAACTGGCTCAAATGTACTAGCTGCAGCTGTAGCGGTCACTTTACAGATATTTATAGATAATCAGAATCTTAATGTACAAAACAAAATGCAAACTCAATCAAGTATAAAACTGTTTCATTCATCTATGTGGTCAGCAAAActcaatttgcatttttttaaactcTACTCACATCTGTCAAAAATATGGCTAAATAGTGTCAAAACAGTTGGTGTTCTCAAAAATTCAGCATCACAAAAGGTACAACTGAAATTTTAGTCAGGTTTCTTAGAAAAATCATCCCAAACCACACTCCTACATAGCCAGACAAATGATTGATTCATTGCTATGTACAGAAACctaatgagaagataactcttacaTGCATAGGCTAACAACACTTCGAACATTacaaaattactaaaatttactcaaattttcAGTTTGCAGTCTAGCTGAAAGCCTTGTTTGAGACAAGGGTAGAATTCTCATACATGAGGTAAACGAGGTCTGTTAAGACAGTTAACAGTAAACAGGTCTGATGCTCAGACAGTTGCTGCA
It encodes the following:
- the LOC137408413 gene encoding uncharacterized protein isoform X1, encoding MRAMRLEESSIVLLMAMLCQMVKADLEYTCTADEYRNPFTEHCVFQLLDFIIARCSPSKSVGIIAGTRQIFLDVQEANALLNYPIGNYQSGMPCECCIHRCSITELEQYCEPLNGFAPPLRVRRSVQRRRRNQHFKVTDIDEIYNAINASVMGPLAPRIGQLSIEKFDQVRKIKSWKLENIENKVLVRYNLVSERNAKASVNRSQPLSKDSQGREEPANASKSRVLCDTNKESQQLSSHPRRHKSCL
- the LOC137408413 gene encoding uncharacterized protein isoform X2, giving the protein MRLEESSIVLLMAMLCQMVKADLEYTCTADEYRNPFTEHCVFQLLDFIIARCSPSKSVGIIAGTRQIFLDVQEANALLNYPIGNYQSGMPCECCIHRCSITELEQYCEPLNGFAPPLRVRRSVQRRRRNQHFKVTDIDEIYNAINASVMGPLAPRIGQLSIEKFDQVRKIKSWKLENIENKVLVRYNLVSERNAKASVNRSQPLSKDSQGREEPANASKSRVLCDTNKESQQLSSHPRRHKSCL